The window CGAAACTCAAAACCCGAAACTCACTTGATTTTCTTATATTTGCATCTTAAATTTAAACCGAAAATAATGAACTCTTTTATTGAAGAACTGAAATGGCGTGGTCTTTTTGCTGATATGATGCCCGGAACAGATGAACAACTGAATAAGGAAATGACAACTGCCTATATCGGTTTTGATCCTACCGCAGATTCTTTACATATAGGAAGTCTTATTCAGATTAAAATTCTGGCTCATTTTCAGCAGCATGGGCACAAGCCTATCGCTTTGGTAGGTGGCGCAACTGGAATGATTGGCGACCCTTCAGGAAAGTCTGCAGAGAGAAATCTTTTGGATGAAGCAACCCTTTTACATTACGTTGACTGTTTGCAAAATCAACTTTCAAGATTTTTAAATTTTGATGGAAATGAAACCAACAAAGCTGAATTGGTCAACAATTACGACTGGATGAAGAATATTTCTTTCCTTGATTTTGCTAAAAATGTTGGGAAAAATATCACCGTAAACTACATGATGGCGAAGGATTCTGTAAAGAAAAGACTTACAGGAGAAGCTGGTGTTGACGGAATGAGTTTTACAGAGTTTACTTACCAATTGATTCAAGGATATGATTTCCTTCATTTATATCAAAATAATAATGTAAGGCTTCAAATGGGAGGTTCTGACCAATGGGGAAATATCACGACAGGTACAGAATTAATCCGTAGAAAAGCGCAGGGAGAAGCATTTGCTTTAACAGTTCCTTTGATTACAAAAGCTGACGGTTCTAAATTTGGAAAGTCTGAAAGCGGAGAAAATTATTGGTTAGACAAAAAGAAAACTTCACCTTACAAATTCTACCAATTTTGGCTGAATGCAACTGATGATGATGCTGAAAGATTCATTAAATTCTATACATTCCTAGGAAAAGAAGAGATTGAAGCTTTAATTGAAGAACACAAAACGGCTCCTCACGAAAGAAAACTTCAAAGAAAATTGGCTGAAGAAGTTACCGTTTGGGTCCATGGAAGAGAAGAATATGAAAAAGCGATGAAAGCTTCAGAAATTCTGTTTGGAAAATCTACTGCAGAAGATTTGGTAAGTCTTGATGAAGAAATTTTCTTAGAAATTTTTGACGGAGTTCCTCAGAAAGAAGTTGCTAAAGCTGATGTTTTAGGAATTAATATTGTTGATCTGCTTTCAGAAAAATCAGGTTTCCTGAAATCTAAAAGTGAAGCGACAAGAGAATTGAAAGGAAATTCAATCTCTGTAAACAAAGAAAAAATAAACGAAGTTTATACAGCAAACGAAACAGATTTAATTGACGGTAAATTCTTATTATTACAAAAAGGAAAGAAAAGTTACTTCATTGTAAAAGTAATTTAATCTTTAAAGAATACACAAAAATAATCCGGCTCAATTTTGAGTCGGATTATTTTTTTATATCAATATGCTGATTTTTAAAATGTATAACTTGTTGAAGCCGATAAAGTCGTTCCGCTCGAAACACTTTCTTTTTTAAGCTGGCCATCTACCCAAATCTGAACTTTCAAAGTAGATGCAGCATCCGCTCCTGTTGCATTTACCACAACATTGGTATTATAAACTACGCCTTCTGCAGTGAGTTCCGGGCTCGTCCATGTCATTCCGCTCAAACCAGTAACAGTAATAGGATTTCCGTCGATTCCGTAAACGGCTTTACTGATGTTAACTCCTGATGACCCCTCTGCCTTGAAGACTACTTTTTGCGTCTTAACATCTTCAGAACTATCATCATTATCTTTGCGACAAGATTCAACAAAACTCAAAACCATTACTGTGATTACAGCAACAAATAATCCTTTAAATACCTGATTCAATTTTATTTTTTTCATAAATTATTTTTACTAAATGCTATCTCTTTTTTCAATTATGTACTCTTTTTAATTTGATATTAAAAAATCAATTTCGTAAGAAAAGATAATGAATCCTCAAATTTAAGTAAAATTTTCTACAGAATTTTATGCAAAAGAATATCATACAGCAAAAGTTAAATAGTTGATAGTTTTTAGTTGATGGTTGACAGTTTTATACTGAGTGAATTAAAAATCAGCAATATATTGTTAAATATTTTCAAGTACTTATGTAGAAAACTTTAGAGCCTATTTTAAAAATTAAATCCTTTTTTAATACTAAGAAATTAAGGATGTCTGTTTTTAACAAAAATCTATAATTTAACGAAAAGGGAATCAAAAGAATATTAAAATTTAACCATTTTAAAGCTATACAAAGGCGTAAACCTAACAAAGAAATACAAAAAGTTATAAAATATAAGAAATCGCCGACTAGCATTCATAAAATTTAAAACTCTTATGGGTGCACATCTTTATCTTTTGTTTCTTTTGATGGCAGATTTATCTCAACTCATTTAGGTTTATCCCAAAAGTCTGCCCGATGATAAGAACCCAAATGCGGGGAAGCTTTTCGACCACCGATTGGGGGCAAACCTAAGTGCGGGGAAAGAATTCGGTGGCTGGATTGCATCATCCTTTATGGGTTGAGCAAAAACGGTCGCCAACCAGCCTCTCTTTTTACGAATTCCACAAAAAAACCTCTGAAATTACTCAGAGGTTTATAATTTTTAATATAATCATTACTGTGCGAATAGGATTGCATCCTATCCTTTAGTAAGCCGTCCCGTTGGGACTTTTTGTAAATTAATGCATTGCTTCACTTAAATCTATTTTTTCTTTACTCTTCCGTTCTTTTATAAATAATATAAACGGAATACAAATTAAGAAAGCGATTCCTAAATAAAGGAAAACATCCATATAAGAAAGCACCGTTGCCTGTTTGGTGACCGTCATATCTAAGACTTTGTAAGCGGCATTCATTGCATTATCGGGCGTCATTCCTTTGGCTATAAAATTGGCTTTTAAACCCGCCAGTCGCTGTTGAACATCAAAGCTGTCGCTGTCGAGATGGGATATTAAGTTTACCCTATATTTCTGACTGGCATTGGCGATAAATGTTGTAATGGCAGCAATTCCGAAAGAACCACCCAGCTGTCTCATCATTCCTGTAAAAGCTGCTCCCTGACCGATTTCCTGACCTTTTAATGTACTTAAGGATAAAGAAGTGATTGGAATAAATAGTAAACCAAGTCCCATTCCACGTACAATCAGCATCCAGAAAAAGGCTTCTTTACTGGTATCTGGCGTCAAAATTTTGTAGCCCCAGAAACTGTAAACGAAGAATATAAATAATCCCAGGGAAACTAAAATCTGCTGTTTCACCCCTTTCGTTAATAATTTACCAATAATGGGCATCATGAAAGCAGTGGTTAAAGCTGCCGGAATCATTAGTGCTCCGGATTGTAGTGCCGTCCAGCCCAAAACACTTTGAGTATAGAGCGGAACAATAAAAGTAGAACCGTATAAACCAAAACCTAACACAAATGACATTGCGGTTCCTATCCTCAGGTTTCCATTTTTTAAAACCCGTAATTCTACAATCGGATATTTGCAGGTGAGCTCTCGCCACAGAAATAATATAAATCCTAAAACGGCCGTTGTAGTGAAAGTAACAATCATTCCGCTTTCAAACCAATCTTCTTCGTGACCTCTCTCCAAAATAAACTGTAAAGAACCTACGGTAAGTGCCAGTAAAGCAATCCCCAGCCAATCGACATCTGAAGCTTTCCGTTTTTCGGCAAATTTGGGACTTTTAATAAACTGTAAAGTCATTAAAGTTGCCGCAATACCAATTGGAATATTAATATAAAAAATATACGGCCAACTGTAATTATCAACAATATACCCTCCTAATGGCGGACCTAAAGTGGGGCCAATAATTACTCCCAAACCATAGATTGCCTGCGCCATACTTCTCTTTTCGATAGGGTATGATTCTGTAATAATGGTTTGTGAAGTTACAAGCAACGCACCACCACCAATACCTTGGCACAATCTGAAAAATACCAGCTCCCAAATATTATCTGCGTTCCCACAGAGAAATGAGAATATGGTAAAGATGACAATAGAGGCGGCAAAATAATTTCTTCTACCGAACTGCTGTGAAAGCCAGCTCGTCATGGGAACTACGATTACGTTACCAATGGCATACGCTGTAATTACCCAACCTACTTCAGAAAGTGTAGATCCCAGATTACCCT is drawn from Chryseobacterium muglaense and contains these coding sequences:
- a CDS encoding DHA2 family efflux MFS transporter permease subunit; its protein translation is MQDSLVEYGARRVIITITAILCALLEIVDSTIVNVALNEMKGNLGSTLSEVGWVITAYAIGNVIVVPMTSWLSQQFGRRNYFAASIVIFTIFSFLCGNADNIWELVFFRLCQGIGGGALLVTSQTIITESYPIEKRSMAQAIYGLGVIIGPTLGPPLGGYIVDNYSWPYIFYINIPIGIAATLMTLQFIKSPKFAEKRKASDVDWLGIALLALTVGSLQFILERGHEEDWFESGMIVTFTTTAVLGFILFLWRELTCKYPIVELRVLKNGNLRIGTAMSFVLGFGLYGSTFIVPLYTQSVLGWTALQSGALMIPAALTTAFMMPIIGKLLTKGVKQQILVSLGLFIFFVYSFWGYKILTPDTSKEAFFWMLIVRGMGLGLLFIPITSLSLSTLKGQEIGQGAAFTGMMRQLGGSFGIAAITTFIANASQKYRVNLISHLDSDSFDVQQRLAGLKANFIAKGMTPDNAMNAAYKVLDMTVTKQATVLSYMDVFLYLGIAFLICIPFILFIKERKSKEKIDLSEAMH
- the tyrS gene encoding tyrosine--tRNA ligase, whose product is MNSFIEELKWRGLFADMMPGTDEQLNKEMTTAYIGFDPTADSLHIGSLIQIKILAHFQQHGHKPIALVGGATGMIGDPSGKSAERNLLDEATLLHYVDCLQNQLSRFLNFDGNETNKAELVNNYDWMKNISFLDFAKNVGKNITVNYMMAKDSVKKRLTGEAGVDGMSFTEFTYQLIQGYDFLHLYQNNNVRLQMGGSDQWGNITTGTELIRRKAQGEAFALTVPLITKADGSKFGKSESGENYWLDKKKTSPYKFYQFWLNATDDDAERFIKFYTFLGKEEIEALIEEHKTAPHERKLQRKLAEEVTVWVHGREEYEKAMKASEILFGKSTAEDLVSLDEEIFLEIFDGVPQKEVAKADVLGINIVDLLSEKSGFLKSKSEATRELKGNSISVNKEKINEVYTANETDLIDGKFLLLQKGKKSYFIVKVI